A region of Candidatus Roizmanbacteria bacterium DNA encodes the following proteins:
- a CDS encoding NTP transferase domain-containing protein: protein MKGIILAGGRATRLRPLTKITSKQLLPVYDKPMIYYPIETLIKSGIKDILIIISPEYAGHFLNLLGSGKEFGARFTYEIQEEPRGLADAFIVGEHFIGDDNVTMILGDNIFDEDFSEIVQNFKSGGHVFAKEVHDPQRYGVIEFDENNNVLSIVEKPESPKSNYAMVGLYVLDNRAAQFAKNVQPSSRGEIEIPDVINQYLKKGELKVSTLKGIWEDAGTFDSLLRVNNYWADKAKQNPTQ from the coding sequence ATGAAAGGTATTATTCTCGCAGGCGGACGTGCTACCAGACTTCGACCGCTTACCAAAATTACATCCAAACAGCTGCTCCCGGTCTATGACAAACCGATGATCTACTACCCCATCGAAACGCTGATTAAATCAGGAATAAAAGACATTCTGATCATTATTTCACCTGAATATGCTGGACATTTCCTCAATTTGTTAGGAAGCGGAAAAGAGTTCGGGGCACGATTCACCTATGAGATCCAGGAAGAGCCGCGCGGTCTGGCAGATGCTTTCATTGTAGGAGAGCACTTTATCGGAGATGACAACGTCACCATGATCCTTGGTGACAATATCTTTGATGAAGACTTCTCTGAGATTGTGCAAAACTTTAAAAGCGGCGGACATGTTTTTGCAAAGGAAGTACACGATCCGCAACGTTACGGAGTCATCGAATTTGACGAAAATAATAACGTATTATCTATCGTTGAAAAACCTGAGTCTCCGAAAAGTAATTACGCCATGGTGGGATTGTATGTCCTTGACAACAGAGCCGCACAGTTCGCTAAAAATGTACAGCCGTCATCACGCGGTGAAATCGAAATTCCCGATGTCATCAACCAGTATCTGAAAAAAGGTGAACTGAAAGTATCCACGCTCAAAGGAATCTGGGAAGATGCCGGCACATTCGATAGTCTTCTCCGCGTCAACAACTACTGGGCAGATAAGGCCAAACAAAATCCAACTCAATAA